The proteins below are encoded in one region of Gemmatimonas aurantiaca:
- a CDS encoding aspartate ammonia-lyase has translation MTTPAAIADQLRETLFLDGFTDAHLWKLSRHVTPHDLVADETIFNEGEPRQRFAILISGAVAIEKSADGRSTRLVTLGPGEAVGEGLLLDDSNHGTTARVIMPGKAVLLSRAQLDDITREAPQLYAALVARAARAISDRLRRADATLVGRGRTLGFGGHRTRLEHDLLGEREVPYEALYGVQTLRALENFPITGIPLREFPVLIEALATVKEAAALTNRELGLLDPAVADVIVRAAREIKAGRHHEHFLVDMIQGGAGTSTNMNANEVIANRALELLNEPRGTYQVVGPNDHVNLSQSTNDVYPTAVRIALHRSLAGFRAELARLADAFEEKGTEFAPLLKMGRTQMQDAVPMTLGQEFNAFAHTLREDVDRLAEAQSLIREINLGATAIGTGINAPPGYADLVAKHLAAVSEVPVLTAPDLVEATSDTGAFVQLSGVLKRTATKLSKICNDLRLLSSGPRAGFGEINLPAMQPGSSIMPGKVNPVIPEVVNQVCFDVIGGDVTVTMAAEAGQLQLNAFEPVIAYRLLRGIDMLRNACAVLRERCVTGITANADRMRHFVEHSIGIVTALVPVIGYEAATDVARTALSSGRGVFDIVLERELLTRAQLDEILNPAAMTAPRSVAQEHSAKS, from the coding sequence ATGACCACACCGGCCGCCATTGCCGATCAGCTGCGCGAAACCCTCTTCCTCGACGGGTTCACCGACGCGCACCTCTGGAAACTCTCCCGTCACGTCACGCCGCACGATCTGGTGGCCGACGAGACCATCTTCAACGAAGGCGAACCCCGCCAGCGCTTCGCCATTCTCATCAGCGGCGCGGTGGCCATCGAGAAATCCGCCGACGGCCGCTCCACGCGCCTGGTGACCCTCGGTCCCGGCGAGGCCGTGGGAGAAGGCCTGCTGCTCGACGACAGCAATCACGGCACCACGGCCCGGGTCATCATGCCCGGCAAGGCCGTGCTGCTCTCACGCGCTCAGCTCGACGACATCACGCGCGAAGCCCCGCAGTTGTACGCCGCCCTCGTGGCGCGCGCGGCGCGGGCCATCTCCGACCGCCTGCGGCGCGCCGACGCCACGCTCGTGGGCCGCGGCCGCACCCTGGGCTTCGGCGGGCACCGCACGCGTCTGGAGCACGACCTGCTGGGTGAGCGGGAGGTACCCTACGAGGCGCTCTACGGCGTCCAGACGCTGCGGGCGCTCGAGAACTTCCCCATCACCGGCATTCCGCTGCGCGAATTCCCGGTGCTCATCGAAGCGCTGGCCACGGTCAAGGAAGCCGCGGCGCTCACCAATCGGGAACTGGGGCTGCTGGACCCCGCCGTGGCCGACGTCATCGTGCGGGCTGCGCGCGAGATCAAGGCCGGCCGGCACCACGAACACTTCCTGGTGGACATGATCCAGGGTGGGGCGGGCACGTCGACGAACATGAACGCCAACGAAGTCATCGCCAACCGGGCGCTGGAGCTGCTCAACGAGCCACGGGGGACGTATCAGGTCGTGGGCCCGAACGACCACGTGAACCTGAGTCAGTCCACGAACGACGTTTATCCCACGGCCGTGCGCATCGCGCTGCACAGGAGTCTGGCCGGGTTCCGAGCCGAGCTGGCGCGGCTGGCCGATGCGTTCGAGGAGAAGGGCACGGAGTTCGCGCCGCTGCTCAAGATGGGCCGTACGCAGATGCAGGACGCGGTGCCGATGACGCTGGGACAGGAGTTCAACGCCTTCGCGCACACGCTGCGCGAGGACGTGGACCGGCTGGCCGAGGCGCAGTCGCTGATCCGCGAGATCAACCTGGGCGCCACCGCCATCGGCACGGGCATCAACGCCCCGCCGGGATACGCCGATCTGGTGGCGAAACATCTGGCGGCGGTGTCGGAGGTGCCCGTCCTCACGGCGCCCGATCTGGTGGAAGCCACCAGCGATACCGGCGCCTTCGTGCAGCTGTCCGGCGTGCTCAAGCGTACGGCGACCAAGCTGTCGAAGATCTGCAACGACCTGCGTCTCCTGTCGTCGGGCCCGCGGGCGGGTTTCGGCGAGATCAACCTGCCGGCCATGCAGCCGGGCTCGTCCATCATGCCGGGCAAGGTGAACCCCGTCATCCCCGAGGTGGTGAACCAGGTCTGCTTCGACGTGATCGGCGGCGACGTGACGGTGACCATGGCGGCCGAGGCGGGACAGCTCCAGCTCAATGCGTTCGAGCCGGTGATCGCCTATCGCCTGCTCCGGGGCATCGACATGCTGCGGAACGCCTGCGCGGTGCTGCGCGAGCGATGTGTCACCGGGATCACAGCCAACGCTGACAGGATGCGTCACTTTGTTGAACATTCCATCGGCATCGTGACGGCCCTCGTGCCCGTCATTGGCTATGAAGCAGCAACCGACGTGGCACGGACCGCGCTGTCGAGCGGCCGGGGCGTGTTCGACATCGTGCTGGAACGGGAGCTGCTCACCCGCGCCCAGCTCGACGAGATCCTGAATCCGGCGGCCATGACGGCGCCGCGCAGCGTCGCGCAGGAGCATTCCGCCAAATCGTAG